CAACATCCCGGATCGCATCTTCATCGAGCAAACGGCCATGAGGGAGCTGCTGTGCTTTGAGAATAACTTCCGGAGGATCCCGGGGGCCGTCCGAGGCCTGGAGAACCTGACCCACGTCTACCTGGAGAGGAACAAGATAGAGGCGGTGGCGTACAGCTCCCTGCTGGGCCTGGGGGGTCTGAGGTGAGTCGCTGGCTGGAGGTAGACCAAGAGATCCATCAAATAGGGCCCCCGAGCATGTCGAGCAAGAagctttgacccccccccccccgaccaagCCACAGCGTGCAGTAGGCGTTACCCGATCGTATATTACCGTATATTGGTGGCGATCGCTGTTACGGGGGCTCGTCTGTTGGAAGGCGGCGGTTTCtgccgtctcacccacgatgtccaCCGAGAGGACATtgtcctcatttacagaatcaagACGCAGCagaatggacccccccccccccctgttaacgtgcagctattgcctcatctggACCCTGCACCAGTCTCTTGGTACCGGGTCTTCCCCTCAGTTAGAATCACTGATGACATTTATTACTGTCGGTTTCTAATGTTGCACCGAAACCAGTTCCTAGTCTGTGGCCCCTCTCGGCCCATTGGACGACGCCCTGGGTTGCCCTGGGTTGCCCTGGGTTGCCCTGGGTTGCCCTGGGTTGCTCTGGCTTGCCCTGGATTGCCCTGGGTTGCTCTGGATTGCTCTGGGTTGCCCTGGGTTGCCCTGGGTTGCTCTGGATTGTCCTGGGTTGCTCTGGGTTGCCCTGGGTTGCCCTGGGCGTGGCCGTTTGCTGaatgtttctctctgcagccttCTCGTTCTTTTAGATTTGAATATTGAGCGTTTGATTCTAAAGTTCTGTCTTGTTCCAGGTACCTGAACCTTCAGGAGAACCGCATCAATGTGATTCATGACGAGTCCTTTCAGGACCTGAGGCGGCTGGAGAACTTTTATCTCAATGATAACTTGCTGTCTAGCCTCCCCCGGTTTGTCTTCAGGGGCCTCGGCCACCTCAAGATGCTCAATCTTGGGGGGAACCAGCTGATCAATGTGTCCAGAACCTGGTTCAGTGACTTGGTGGAGCTGGAAGTCCTGTTCCTGGACCGAAACCAGGTGCTCTGCATTGAGGAAGGCACGTTTGAGAACCTGACCAGCTTGGTCACGCTTCACCTGAACAGCAACAGGCTCACGGGCCTCCCCTTCCAGGTGTTCCAGCCCGTCTACTTCCTGAGTCGCCTGTACCTCTTCAGGAACCCCTGGGAGTGTGACTGTGCCCTGGAGTGGCTCCAGGACTGGATGCTAAACTACAAGCTGGTGCGGGACGTCCCCTGTGCCGGCCCGTCCTCCGTTGCAGGGCTGGACCTCGGTCAGGTGGTCTTCACCAACGCGAATGGCTCGTGTGTGAAACCTGGAGAACTGAATTTGACCACGGCTAGTTCAGAGGTCGTGTCCACCACAGAGAACCGCTTCAGCAGCCTCATctccaagctgctgctgcaggagctcgACGAGGAGACGAGGAACCGCACGGCCAGCCCCCGGAACCGGAGTCTGCCGGGTCCAGACGACGAGCAGCTCTCTGCAGGAGAACCGGCCGCTGCTTCTGTGGCGTGTTTGGCCAGTCTAATCGCATCTCACTTCATTTAGGGATGGACTCCTCGTGCGTCGTAGTATTAGTACTAATACTTAGTATTGTAATCTACAGTATGAAGATGATGTATTATATCAGAGGAACCCAATCACCTGATTGATCTGCAGCTACGACAGAGTTCTCATTCTAGCGTTAGTCGATTCTCAAACGGATTAGGGTGGTGCCCTTCTTTCGTAAGGTTGTATAATCGTGACTCTCTTTAGGGTAACTACAATCTTGATTCTCTTTCGGGTACCTATAATCTTGATTCTCTTTAGGGTACTTGTAGTCTTGATTCTTTCGGGTACCTATAATCGTGATTCTCTTTAGGGTACTTGTAGTCTTGATTCTTTCGGGTACCTATAATCTTGATTCTCTTTAGGGTACCTATAATCGTGATTCTCTTTAGGGTACTTGTAGTCTTGATTCTTTCGGGTACCTATAATCGTGAGTCTCTTTAGGGTACCTATAATCTTGATTCTTTAGGGTACCTATAATCTTGATTCTTTCGGGTACCTATAATCTTGATTCTCTTTAGGGTACCTATAATCTTGATTCTCTTTAGGGTAACTATAATCTTGATTCTCTTTAGGGTAACTATAATCGTGATTCTTTAGGGTACCTATAATCGTGATTCTATTTTGGGTACCTATAGTCTTGATTCTCTTTAGGGTACCTATAATCTTGATTCTCTTTAGGGTACCTATAATCTTGATTCTCTTTAGGGTAACTATAATCGTGATTCTTTAGGGTACCTATAATCTTGATTCTTTCGGGTACCTATAGTCTTGATTCTCTTCAGGGTAACTATAATCTTGATTCTTTAGGGTACCTATAATCTTGATTCTCTTCAGGGTAACTATAATCTTGATTCTTTAGGGTACCTATAATCGTGATTCTCTTTAGGGTACCTATAATCTTGATTCTCTTTCGGGTACCTATAGTCTTGATTCTCTTTAGGGTATCTATAATCTTGATTCTCTTCGGGGTAACTATAATCTTGATTCTTTAGGGTACCTATAATCTTGATTCTCTTTAGGGTACCTATAATCGTGATTCTCTTTAGGGTACCTATAATCGTGATTCTCTTTAGGGTACCTATAATCGTGATTCTCTTTAGGGTACCTATAATCGTGATTCTTTAGGGTACCTATGATCGTGATTCTTTAGGGTACCTATGATCGTGATTCTCTTTAGGGTACCTATGATCGTGATTCTTTCGGGTACCTATAATCGTGATTCTCTTTAGGGTACCTATAATCGTGATTCTTTCGGGTACCTCTAATCGTGATTCTCTTTAGGGTACCTATAATCTTGATTCTTTCGGGTACCTATAATCGTGATTCTCTTTAGGGTACCTATAATCTTGATTCTTTCGGGTACCTGTAATCTTGATTCTCTTTTGGGTACCTGTAATCGTGATTCTTTCGGGTACCTATAATCGTGATTCTCTTTAGGGTACCTATAATCGTGATTCTCTTTAGGGTACCTATAATCGTGATTCTTTCGGGTACCTATAATCGTGATTCTCTTTAGGGTACCTATAATCGTGATTCTCTTTAGGGTACCTATAGTCTTGATTCTTTCGGGTACCTATAGTCTTGATTCTTTCGGGTACCTATAATCTTGATTCTTTAGGGTACCGGGTGTTTGTAGGTTCATTATGTTCTGTATAAGACGCCGTTGGCGCTTCTTGCATGGGTTCATGCTTTGCTGTAAATACTTTATGAATCAGTGTTATTAGACGATGG
This region of Brachionichthys hirsutus isolate HB-005 chromosome 12, CSIRO-AGI_Bhir_v1, whole genome shotgun sequence genomic DNA includes:
- the nyx gene encoding nyctalopin, whose amino-acid sequence is MDVLALTASMLCLLPRPSLAGGACVRACPSSCSCTQEKSCSVLCDHSGLAELPKEFPCEASSINLEKNRLKFLSERAFGTLPSLKSLCLDHNNISFITPGAFKGLSNLVNLKMAHNEYISYLHTRTFTGLRKLVRLDLSDCNLFNIPDRIFIEQTAMRELLCFENNFRRIPGAVRGLENLTHVYLERNKIEAVAYSSLLGLGGLRYLNLQENRINVIHDESFQDLRRLENFYLNDNLLSSLPRFVFRGLGHLKMLNLGGNQLINVSRTWFSDLVELEVLFLDRNQVLCIEEGTFENLTSLVTLHLNSNRLTGLPFQVFQPVYFLSRLYLFRNPWECDCALEWLQDWMLNYKLVRDVPCAGPSSVAGLDLGQVVFTNANGSCVKPGELNLTTASSEVVSTTENRFSSLISKLLLQELDEETRNRTASPRNRSLPGPDDEQLSAGEPAAASVACLASLIASHFI